The Daucus carota subsp. sativus chromosome 7, DH1 v3.0, whole genome shotgun sequence genome window below encodes:
- the LOC135147920 gene encoding uncharacterized protein LOC135147920 codes for MTKRTRSHLGLPLNPDNPQTDQDNPNQDHTSGPLFTHVNPDENQTVNPNDARVTIEMNQIKYTDVPVTTLHMSQLTSVELAEAIRQYLDRRESNRRLEHIDESEDSGNSRQSRGSVFDRLGEKAKKKKQKESEETRQRILAERKEQIRKEEEEKLEQKIALRVQLEEEKLTKGSRSKRYRKEATPELISDDVDEGPGQTNLRDMINELNRKIGNESGLEIGGTLTPFSHSLESIPRQKGMKHYNFESFNGLGDPEEHLHYFEHIAQIYWYNDLTKCHFFASTFKGGAQRWFSRIPSRSIGSWKDFKEAFLRRFRANKTHELYMCHLETVRQYDNEALSDYMKRFQEAINKISSLDEREALSIFRRNLDPEQNERYVVELINKEPQSLAAAYAMAAKFIKETDVLQAMRMTRQGSSKGKQVEDKPRKEYHQDKKFKPDRQTNFIQHSGSRRTSQPGPGSRSDPGPNRPAREPKPEPEWTPLNRSREDILKEVRDKPFYYAPKPMQTPPESRPANRHCDYHGTHSHKTENCISLKYFIEEQISKGNMGQYIARNTANKGEGSGKQKNIVNVVLGGSCSPPPSPDSCQEVMSIQTFPEQVISFSSKDFEGVTRGHNQALVVTLDITENEVRRILVDNGSSANILFKHTMDRMQLGNIRMNDYREDPLYGFGNSIVPVLGTLYLPVRFGTAPTQVVHMIKFYVTNTPSSYNVIIGRPGLNKIEAITSVTHLKFKFPTPFGVGEVKGDSETAGVCYSQALVMAETHMDNKRKAIVFQKQRSNKKHRLYPRTNPKGEVQVIDLDPGSQNPGATNPGPGQSNQKATMSPAQNFVEKNTDARIQQMISAQELTKVEAAVETESVLIDKDNPTKKVKIGKGLDTVFKEELIQLLRSYADVFAWSPDDMPGLDESLAMHNLDVDPKKKPVKQKRRNFTPERQKAIDEEVGKLIKADIICEIKYPEWLANVVMVKKANGKWRMCVDYTDLNAACPKDPYPLPSIDQLIDATSGHLMLSFMDAFSGYNQVKMNPADIAKTAFITHRAVYAYKLMPFGLRHAGSTYQKAMNEIFKDQLGRNLECYVDDIISKSTSVPGHISDLKECFENMRRTKLKLNPDKCTFGVEDGKFLGFMVSNRGIEANPEKIKAKSVEWSPDCQRALDEIKTYLSKPPILTKALPGEPLYLYLSAGPLAVGAALIREEAGQQKPVYYVSQVLKDAETRYPNLEKFAFALITASRKLRHYFQGREIRIVTNQPLRKIIHKLDISGRLVNWAIELSQFSLTFLPRTAIKAQVLADFVVECNFPENQTTPMETEPEATEDPNPESWTLHVDGSSTAERSGAGLILKSPDGFTIKTAISFGFAATNNQAEYEALLAGLKLVRTLSIRNLTIHNDSQIVARQTKSEYLAKDPILTKYQALVKSYLTLIPGYKILQVNREENAEADNLSRLVHNSADLDSSVYFEGLHKPTIEQEEIFEINNDPTWMTPLINYIEKGELPEDKGKAQRLKAKAAKFFVEGGILFRRTYSAPILKCIGPEESEYCLREVHEGICGDHMSAKSLAYKIIRQGYYWPTIHQDAMEFVKKCKNCQLFSNVPRASPVLPSSVLSPIPFAVWGIDIMGPFPRAKGDLRYLLVSIDHMTKWVEAKAMRTINQQDVIRFMDNILMRFGLPRVLVSDNGPQFIGSDFESYLAERGIKHKKSSVAYPQGNGQVEVTNRILLKGIEKRLEESKNKYPEELPHVL; via the exons ATGACAAAAAGGACACGCTCCCACCTGGGTCTTCCCCTGAACCCGGATAACCCTCAGACAGACCAGGACAACCCGAACCAGGATCATACCTCAGGACCCCTTTTCACCCATGTGAACCCGGACGAGAACCAAACAGTCAACCCTAATGATGCCCGGGTTACCATTGAAATGAATCAAATCAAGTATACCGATGTCCCGGTCACCACCCTCCACATGTCCCAACTCACCAGTGTAGAGTTGGCTGAAGCCATCCGACAGTACCTTGATCGCCGAGAAAGCAACCGCAGGCTTGAACACATCGACGAGTCTGAGGACTCCGGGAACAGTCGtcaatcccggggttccgtctTCGACCGGCTCGGAGAAAAAgccaagaaaaagaaacaaaaagaaagtgAGGAAACCCGGCAGAGAATCCTGGCTGAAAGAAAGGAGCAAATCCGAAAAGAGGAGGAGGAAAAACTAGAACAAAAAATTGCTCTCCGGGTCCAACTCGAAGAAGAAAAGTTGACAAAAGGATCCCGGTCCAAGCGATATCGGAAGGAAGCAACGCCCGAACTCATCTCTGATGATGTGGATGAGGGACCAGGGCAAACCAATCTCAGAGACATGATCAACGAGCTCAACAGGAAAATTGGGAATGAGTCCGGGCTCGAAATAGGAGGAACCCTGACTCCCTTCAGCCACTCCCTGGAATCTATTCCCCGACAAAAAGGCATGAAGCACTACAACTTTGAGTCCTTCAATGGACTAGGTGACCCAGAGGAACACCTGCACTATTTTGAACATATAGCCCAGATTTACTGGTACAATGATCTAACCAAATGCCACTTCTTCGCATCCACATTCAAGGGAGGGGCCCAGAGATGGTTCAGCCGGATCCCCTCCCGGAGCATCGGGTCCTGGAAAGATTTCAAGGAAGCTTTCCTCAGAAGGTTCCGAGCAAACAAAACACATGAACTTTATATGTGTCACCTGGAAACGGTTCGTCAGTATGACAATGAGGCACTCTCAGATTACATGAAACGTTTccaggaagcaatcaacaaaatttccaGCCTGGACGAGCGTGAAGCTTTGAGCATCTTCAGGAGAAACCTGGACCCAGAACAAAATGAGAGATACGTGGTCGAGTTAATCAACAAAGAACCCCAGAGCCTGGCGGCTGCCTATGCCATGGCCGCAAAATTCATCAAAGAGACCGACGTACTCCAAGCAATGAGGATGACCCGACAGGGTAGCTCGAAAGGAAAACAGGTCGAGGACAAACCCAGAAAAGAATATCACCAGGATAAGAAATTCAAACCAGACAGACAAACCAACTTCATCCAGCATTCAGGTTCCAGGAGGACCAGCCAACCAGGACCCGGGTCTAGAAGTGATCCTGGTCCGAACAGACCAGCAAGAGAACCGAAACCAGAGCCCGAATGGACCCCCCTCAACCGATCCAGGGAAGACATACTTAAAGAGGTCCGGGACAAACCTTTCTATTATGCTCCAAAACCCATGCAGACTCCTCCAGAGAGCAGACCCGCCAACCGCCATTGTGACTATCATGGCACCCACAGTCACAAAACGGAAAACTGCATATCCCTCAAGTATTTCATTGAAGAGCAAATCAGCAAAGGAAACATGGGGCAATATATAGCCCGGAACACAGCAAACAAGGGAGAAGGTTCGGGGAAACAAAAGAACATAGTCAATGTAGTCTTGGGAGGTTCCTGTTCCCCTCCTCCCAGCCCAGACTCATGTCAAGAGGTAATGTCCATACAGACCTTCCCCGAACAAGTCATttccttcagcagcaaggaCTTCGAGGGAGTCACCCGGGGTCACAACCAGGCCCTGGTGGTAACTTTGGATATAACCGAGAATGAGGTCAGACGGATCCTAGTCGACAACGGCTCTTCAGCAAACATCTTGTTCAAACATACCATGGACCGAATGCAACTAGGGAACATCCGGATGAACGACTACAGGGAGGATCCCTTATACGGATTCGGGAATAGCATTGTCCCGGTCCTAGGAACCCTTTACCTCCCGGTTCGTTTTGGTACAGCCCCAACCCAGGTCGTCCATATGATCAAATTCTATGTCACAAACACTCCTTCCTCTTACAATGTGATCATTGGCCGTCCGGGTCTAAACAAAATCGAAGCCATCACTTCTGTCACGCACCTGAAATTCAAATTCCCAACCCCGTTTGGAGTAGGTGAAGTCAAAGGAGATTCAGAAACAGCCGGGGTGTGTTATAGCCAAGCCTTGGTTATGGCGGAAACCCATATGGACAACAAGAGAAAGGCTATTGTCTTCCAAAAACAGAGAAGTAACAAAAAACATCGACTTTACCCGAGGACAAACCCTAAGGGTGAAGTCCAGGTCATCGACCTAGACCCGGGCAGTCAGAACCCGGGAGCAACCAACCCTGGTCCTGGACAAAGCAATCAGAAAGCAACCATGAGCCCAGCTCAAAATTTCGTTGAAAAGAACACTGATGCCCGGATCCAACAAATGATCTCGGCACAAGAGTTGACTAAGGTCGAAGCTGCGGTCGAAACCGAGTCTGTCCTGATCGACAAAGACAACCCGACAAAAAAAGTCAAAATTGGAAAAGGCCTGGACACCGTTTTTAAAGAAGAACTCATCCAACTACTTCGGAGCTACGCAGATGTTTTTGCCTGGAGCCCGGACGACATGCCCGGGTTGGATGAGTCACTAGCAATGCACAACCTAGATGTAGACCCCAAGAAGAAACCGgtcaaacaaaaacgaagaaactTCACCCCAGAAAGGCAGAAGGCGATAGATGAGGAAGTTGGCAAATTAATAAAGGCAGATATCATCTGCGAGATCAAATACCCGGAGTGGCTAGCTAACGTAGTCATGGTAAAGAAAGCAAACggcaagtggaggatgtgtgttgaCTACACGGATCTGAATGCGGCATGCCCCAAGGACCCTTATCCTCTACCAAGCATAGACCAGCTTATTGATGCCACATCAGGACACCTGATGTTAAGCTTTATGGATGCGTTCTCCGGGTACAATcaggttaagatgaacccagCAGACATAGCCAAAACAGCCTTCATAACCCACCGGGCAGTATATGCCTACAAACTGATGCCTTTCGGGTTAAGGCACGCCGGGTCTACATACCAGAAggcaatgaatgaaattttcaaagaCCAACTTGGAAGGAACTTAGAATGCTACGTCGACGATATAATCTCCAAGTCTACTTCAGTACCAGGACACATTTCAGATCTCAAAGAATGTTTTGAGAACATGAGAAGGACTAAGCTAAAGCTCAACCCGGACAAATGCACCTTTGGAGTAGAAGATGGAAAGTTTTTGGGTTTTATGGTAAGCAACCGGGGTATCGAAGCCAACCCGGAGAAGATTAAAGCG AAATCAGTAGAGTGGAGCCCGGATTGCCAAAGAGCCCTCGACGAGATCAAGACATACCTATCCAAGCCTCCGATCCTGACAAAAGCCTTACCCGGAGAGCCCCTATACCTGTACCTGTCAGCCGGACCCCTTGCTGTCGGGGCGGCGTTGATCAGGGAAGAAGCCGGACAACAGAAGCCTGTCTACTATGTTAGCCAAGTCTTGAAGGATGCGGAGACCAGGTATcccaacttagaaaaatttgcaTTTGCGCTGATCACCGCATCCAGGAAGCTGAGGCACTACTTTCAAGGAAGAGAGATCAGGATTGTTACAAACCAACCTTTGaggaaaatcattcacaagcTAGATATCTCCGGGAGGCTAGTAAACTGGGCAATCGAACTTAGCCAATTCAGCCTAACATTCCTACCCCGGACAGCAATCAAAGCCCAGGTCCTGGCCGATTTCGTGGTGGAATGCAACTTTCCAGAAAATCAGACAACTCCCATGGAAACCGAACCAGAAGCTACGGAAGATCCTAACCCGGAGTCTTGGACACTCCATGTGGACGGGTCCTCAACTGCTGAGAGATCAGGAGCCGGGCTAATCCTGAAGAGCCCGGATGGATTCACCATCAAAACAGCAATCTCCTTCGGTTTCGCAGCAACCAACAACCAAGCGGAATACGAAGCCCTCCTAGCGGGATTAAAATTAGTCCGGACCCTGTCTATCCGAAATCTCACCATCCACAATGACTCCCAGATTGTAGCCAGACAAACTAAGAGCGAATACCTAGCCAAGGACCCGATTCTGACCAAGTATCAAGCCTTGGTGAAAAGTTACCTTACTCTGATCCCCGGGTACAAAATCTTGCAAGTCAACAGGGAAGAGAATGCGGAAGCGGACAACCTTTCCAGGTTAGTCCATAATTCAGCAGACCTGGACAGCTCGGTCTATTTCGAAGGATTGCACAAgccaacaatagaacaggaggAAATCTTTGAAATCAACAACGATCCTACCTGGATGACTCCCCTGATCAACTACATAGAAAAGGGAGAGTTACCCGAagacaaaggaaaagctcaaagATTGAAGGCTAAAGCAGCCAAGTTTTTCGTAGAAGGCGGAATCCTGTTCCGCCGAACCTACTCAGCCCCGATCCTGAAGTGTATTGGACCCGAAGAATCCGAGTACTGCCTAAGGGAAGTCCACGAAGGAATTTGTGGAGACCATATGTCAGCCAAAAGCTTAGCCTACAAGATCATCAGACAAGGATACTACTGGCCGACTATCCACCAAGATGCCATGGAATTCGTGAAAAAATGCAAGAATTGTCAGTTGTTCAGCAATGTACCCCGGGCAAGCCCTGTCCTACCTTCCTCAGTTCTATCCCCGATCCCCTTTGCTGTATGGGGAATAGACATCATGGGACCCTTTCCCCGGGCCAAAGGGGACCTCAGATACTTGCTCGTTTCCATTGATCATATGACCAAATGGGTCGAGGCCAAAGCGATGCGGACAATCAACCAGCAAGACGTCATCCGGTTTATGGACAACATTCTCATGAGATTCGGGCTACCAAGAGTCCTGGTCTCGGACAACGGACCCCAATTCATAGGGTCGGATTTCGAAAGTTACCTGGCCGAAAGAGGTATCAAGCATAAAAAATCTTCAGTCGCATATCCTCAAGGAAATGGCCAGGTGGAAGTTACCAACCGGATCCTCCTGAAAGGAATTGAAAAAAGACTGGAAGAAAGCAAGAACAAATATCCAGAAGAGTTACCACATGTTCTCTGA